A single genomic interval of Helianthus annuus cultivar XRQ/B chromosome 6, HanXRQr2.0-SUNRISE, whole genome shotgun sequence harbors:
- the LOC110901201 gene encoding uncharacterized protein LOC110901201 has translation MDLILLDEKGRKIQAWIKAPLIPVFISQLHEDEVVILSRFGVGENTDAHKVINHGYKINFYRCTVVTRANGWQGVDYGFNFIAHSHILNRDGKDLLTCGITVSDNLIYVLPPFSMSLISVAMFTILDVAGIVVSCGDMEIFPNERKKMNLDLQDVQGEVVRCTLWIVYAQELNHFFSQNSPNETVMAVIQHARIRKWQGQYTVQSDKFGSRLFLNQEIDEINELRKSLLVKQFEAGASSSQTILSSQSVFAVPQEFLIETPKRHVDEIIEIDSGMSCVVVATIKIVQQNYGWFYPACRDYKKKVLTKIEYLQYAKTISDEVMNLSPASLNCYGFCCNLLGIYYRFKVHLRVQDETGSVSFVMFDKDVMKLIGPTANDIRERQVKLDDTETFPHEISRLVEKKLAFKIEVSDYNLNHDYHVYTIQKVCDDPDIIAELVGGNGNALEVADEVFSQKGSEVKAVQLSESSQMAGANISKDVVSVMADSSVVEAEKDSTTSPNGKRSLQDVEGQNVGELSSNNKRNRRKPSRLDT, from the exons ATGGATCTGATCTTGCTCGATGAGAAG GGCCGTAAGATTCAGGCATGGATTAAGGCTCCATTAATACCTGTGTTTATCTCACAGCTTCATGAGGATGAAGTTGTTATTCTCTCCAGATTTGGTGTTGGAGAAAACACTGATGCTCACAAAGTTATTAACCATGGTTACAAGATTAACTTTTACCGATGTACGGTTGTTACACGTGCGAATGGTTGGCAAGGTGTTGATTACGGATTTAATTTCATCGCACATTCACACATTCTTAATAGAGATGGAAAGGATCTGCTCACGTGCGGTATAACTGTTTCTGATAATCTGATATATGTTTTGCCTCCCTTTTCAATGTCACTAATTTCTGTTGCTATGTTTACCATTTTAGATGTTGCTGGAATTGTTGTCTCCTGTGGAGATATGGAAATCTTTCCTAATGAAAGAAAAAAGATGAATTTGGATCTTCAAGATGTCCA GGGAGAGGTAGTCCGTTGTACTTTGTGGATTGTGTATGCACAAGAATTAAATCATTTTTTTTCTCAAAACTCTCCGAATGAGACTGTGATGGCTGTCATTCAGCATGCGAGGATTAGGAAGTGGCAGG GTCAATATACTGTTCAAAGTGATAAGTTTGGAAGTCGTCTATTTCTCAACCAAGAAATTGATGAGATTAATGAACTTCGCAAGAG tcTTTTAGTGAAACAATTTGAAGCTGGTGCTTCTTCTTCTCAAACCATTCTTTCATCTCAGAGTGTATTTGCAGTCCCTCAAGAATTTCTAATTGAGACTCCTAAGAGACATGTTGATGAAATTATTGAGATTGATAGT GGAATGTCATGTGTGGTAGTTGCAACGATcaaaattgttcaacaaaactATGGATGGTTTTATCCGGCATGTCGAGACTATAAAAAGAAGGTGTTGACCAAAATTGAGTACTTACAATATGCTAAAACCATTTCTGATGAGGTCATGAATCTGTCACCTGCTTCATTG AACTGCTATGGTTTTTGCTGTAATTTACTTGGCATTTATTACAGGTTCAAAGTACATCTGAGAGTGCAAGATGAAACTGGCAGCGTTTCTTTTGTGATGTTTGATAAAGATGTAATGAAGCTTATTGGTCCAACTGCGAATGATATAAGGGAACGCCAGGTGAAGCTCGATGATACTGAAACTTTTCCCCATGAAATATCACGGTTGGTTGAAAAGAAGTTGGCGTTTAAAATTGAAGTTTCTGATTACAACCTTAACCATGACTACCACGTCTACACTATCCAAAAAGTATGTGATGATCCGGACATAATTGCTGAATTGGTTGGTGGTAATGGAAATGCTCTTGAGGTTGCTGATGAG GTGTTTAGTCAAAAAGGTTCAGAAGTTAAAGCTGTTCAATTATCTGAATCCTCACAGATGGCCGGTGCTAATATTTCAAAG GATGTTGTATCTGTTATGGCCGACTCTTCCGTTGTCGAAGCCGAGAAGGATTCGACCACCAGTCCTAATGGTAAACGTTCGTTGCAGGATGTGGAAGGTCAAAATGTTGGGGAACTCTCTTCTAACAACAAAAGGAACCGGAGGAAGCCATCTAGGCTTGACACTTAG